In Eulemur rufifrons isolate Redbay chromosome 29, OSU_ERuf_1, whole genome shotgun sequence, one DNA window encodes the following:
- the KCNH2 gene encoding voltage-gated inwardly rectifying potassium channel KCNH2 isoform X1, translated as MPVRRGHVAPQNTFLDTIIRKFEGQSRKFIIANARVENCAVIYCNDGFCELCGYSRAEVMQRPCTCDFLHGPRTQRRAAAQIAQALLGAEERKVEIAFYRKDGSCFLCLVDVVPVKNEDGAVIMFILNFEVVMEKDMVGSPAHDTNHQGPPTSWLASGRAKTFRLKLPALLALTARESSGRAGGAGGGGTPGAVVVDVDLTPAAPSSESLALDEVTAMDNHVAGPRPAEERRALVGPGSPPASAPGPHPSPRAHSLNPEASGSSCSLARTRSRESCASVRRASSADDIEAMRAGALPPPPPRHASTGAMHPLRSGLLNSTSDSDLVRYRTISKIPQITLNFVDLKGDPFLASPTSDREIIAPKIKDRTHNVTEKVTQVLSLGADVLPEYKLQAPRIHRWTILHYSPFKAVWDWLILLLVIYTAVFTPYSAAFLLKETEEGPPGPDCGYACQPLAVVDLIVDIMFIVDILINFRTTYVNANEEVVSHPGRIAVHYFKGWFLIDMVAAIPFDLLIFGSGSEELIGLLKTARLLRLVRVARKLDRYSEYGAAVLFLLMCTFALIAHWLACIWYAIGNMEQPHMDSRIGWLHNLGDQIGKPYNSSGLGGPSIKDKYVTALYFTFSSLTSVGFGNVSPNTNSEKIFSICVMLIGSLMYASIFGNVSAIIQRLYSGTARYHTQMLRVREFIRFHQIPNPLRQRLEEYFQHAWSYTNGIDMNAVLKGFPECLQADICLHLNRSLLQHCKPFRGATKGCLRALAMKFKTTHAPPGDTLVHAGDLLTALYFISRGSIEILRGDVVVAILGKNDIFGEPLNLYARPGKSNGDVRALTYCDLHKIHRDDLLEVLDMYPEFSDHFWSSLEITFNLRDTNMIPGSPGSTELEGGFNRQRKRKLSFRRRTDKDTEQPGEVSALGPGRAGAGPSSRGRPGGPWGDSPSSGPSSPESSEDEGPGRSSSPLRLVPFSSPRPPGEPPGGEPLTEDCEKSSDTCNPLSGAFSGVSNIFSFWGDSRGRQYQELPRCPAPAPSLLNIPLSSPGRRPRGDVESRLDALQRQLNRLETRLSADMATVLQLLQRQMTLVPPAYSAVTTPGPCPASSSPLLPVSPIPTLTLDSLSQVSQFMACEELPPGAPEPTQDCPARRLSLPGQLGALTSQPLHRHGSDPGS; from the exons GGAGCTGCTTCCTGTGTCTGGTGGACGTGGTGCCCGTGAAGAACGAGGATGGAGCTGTCATCATGTTCATCCTCAACTTCGAGGTGGTGATGGAGAAGGACATGGTGGGGTCCCCGGCTCATGACACCAATCACCAGGGCCCCCCCACCAGCTGGCTGGCCTCAG GCCGTGCCAAGACCTTCCGCCTGAAGCTGCCCGCGCTGCTGGCGCTGACGGCCCGGGAGTCGTCGGGGCGGGCGGGCGGTGCAGGCGGCGGGGGCACCCCGGGGGCCGTGGTAGTGGACGTGGACCTGACGCCTGCAGCGCCGAGCAGCGAGTCGCTGGCCCTGGATGAGGTGACGGCGATGGACAACCATGTGGCGGGGCCCCGGCCGGCGGAGGAGCGGCGCGCACTGGTGGGCCCCGGCTCCCCGCCTGCCAGCGCGCCCGGCCCGCACCCGTCGCCCCGGGCGCACAGCCTCAACCCCGAGGCCTCGGGCTCCAGCTGCAGCCTGGCCCGGACGCGCTCCAGAGAGAGCTGCGCCAGCGTGCGCCGGGCCTCGTCGGCGGACGACATCGAGGCCATGCGCGCTGGGGCgctgcccccgccgccgccgcgccaCGCCAGCACCG GGGCCATGCACCCCCTGCGTAGCGGCCTGCTTAACTCCACCTCAGACTCGGACCTCGTGCGCTACCGCACCATTAGCAAGATTCCCCAAATCACCCTCAACTTTGTGGACCTCAAGGGCGACCCCTTCCTGGCTTCACCCACCAGCGACCGGGAAATCATAGCACCCAAGATAAAGGATCGGACCCACAATGTCACTGAGAAGGTCACCCAG GTCCTGTCCCTGGGCGCCGACGTGCTGCCCGAGTACAAGCTGCAGGCGCCGCGCATCCACCGCTGGACCATCCTGCACTACAGCCCCTTCAAGGCCGTGTGGGACTGGCTCATCCTGCTGCTCGTCATCTACACGGCCGTCTTCACGCCCTACTCGGCCGCCTTCCTGCTGAAGGAGACAGAAGAGGGCCCCCCAGGCCCCGACTGCGGCTATGCCTGCCAGCCGCTGGCCGTGGTGGACCTCATCGTGGACATCATGTTCATCGTGGACATCCTCATCAACTTCCGCACCACCTACGTCAACGCCAACGAGGAGGTGGTCAGCCACCCCGGCCGCATCGCTGTCCACTACTTCAAGGGCTGGTTTCTCATCGACATGGTGGCTGCCATCCCCTTCGACCTGCTCATCTTCGGCTCTGGCTCCGaggag ctgaTCGGGCTGCTGAAGACGGCGCGGCTGCTACGGCTGGTGCGCGTGGCGCGGAAGCTGGACCGCTACTCGGAGTACGGGGCGGCCGTGCTCTTCCTGCTCATGTGCACCTTCGCGCTCATCGCGCACTGGCTGGCCTGCATCTGGTACGCCATCGGCAACATGGAGCAGCCGCACATGGACTCGCGCATTGGCTGGCTGCACAACCTGGGCGACCAGATTGGGAAGCCGTACAACAGCAGCGGCCTGGGCGGCCCCTCCATCAAGGACAAGTATGTCACTGCACTGTACTTCACCTTCAGCAGCCTCACTAGCGTGGGCTTCGGTAACGTCTCCCCCAACACCAACTCAGAGAAGATCTTCTCCATCTGCGTCATGCTCATTGGCT CCCTCATGTATGCCAGCATCTTTGGCAACGTGTCGGCCATCATCCAGCGGCTGTACTCGGGCACGGCGCGCTACCACACGCAGATGCTCCGGGTGCGGGAGTTCATCCGCTTCCACCAGATCCCCAACCCGCTGCGCCAGCGCCTGGAGGAGTACTTCCAGCACGCCTGGTCCTACACCAACGGCATCGACATGAACGCG GTGCTGAAGGGCTTCCCTGAGTGCCTGCAGGCTGACATCTGCCTGCACCTGAACCGCTCGCTGCTGCAGCACTGCAAGCCCTTCCGAGGGGCCACCAAGGGCTGCCTGCGAGCACTGGCCATGAAGTTCAAGACCACACACGCACCACCTGGGGACACGCTGGTGCATGCTGGGGACCTGCTCACCGCTCTCTACTTCATCTCCCGGGGCTCCATCGAGATCCTGCGGGGTGACGTCGTTGTGGCCATCCTGG GGAAGAATGACATCTTTGGAGAGCCACTGAATCTGTATGCGAGGCCTGGCAAGTCCAACGGGGATGTGCGGGCCCTCACCTACTGCGACCTGCACAAGATCCACAGGGACGACCTGCTGGAGGTGCTGGATATGTACCCGGAGTTCTCGGACCACTTCTGGTCCAGCCTGGAGATCACCTTCAACCTGCGAGAC ACCAACATGATCCCGGGTTCCCCTGGCAGCACAGAGTTAGAGGGCGGCTTCAACCGGCAGCGCAAGCGCAAGCTGTCCTTCCGCAGGCGCACGGACAAGG ACACGGAGCAGCCAGGGGAGGTGTCGGCCttggggccgggccgggcgggggcagggcccagtagccggggccggccgggggGGCCTTGGGGGGACAGCCCGTCCAGCGGCCCCTCCAGCCCAGAGAGCAGTGAGGATGAGGGCCCAGGCCGCAGCTCCAGCCCCCTCCGCCTGGTGCCCttctccagccccaggccccccgGAGAGCCGCCGGGTGGGGAGCCCCTGACCGAGGACTGCGAGAAGAGCAGCGACACCTGCAACCCGCTGTCAG GTGCCTTCTCGGGAGTGTCCAACATTTTCAGCTTCTGGGGGGACAGTCGCGGCCGCCAGTACCAGGAGCTGCCTcgctgccccgcccccgcccccagcctcctCAACATCCCCCTTTCCAGCCCGGGCCGGCGGCCCCGGGGCGACGTGGAGAGCAGGCTGGACGCCCTGCAGCGGCAGCTCAACAG gctggAGACCCGGCTGAGTGCGGACATGGCCACCGTGCTGCAGCTGCTACAGAGGCAGATGACGCTGGTCCCACCGGCCTACAGTGCTGTGACCACCCCGGGGCCCTgccccgcctcctcctcccctctactACCCGTCAGCCCCATCCCTACCCTCACCCTGGACTCGCTTTCTCAG GTTTCCCAGTTCATGGCGTGCGAGGAGCTTCCCCCGGGGGCCCCAGAGCCCACCCAAGACTGCCCCGCTCGACGCCTCTCCCTGCCGGGCCAGCTGGGGGCCCTCACCTCCCAGCCCCTGCACAGACACGGTTCAGACCCTGGCAGTTAG
- the KCNH2 gene encoding voltage-gated inwardly rectifying potassium channel KCNH2 isoform X2: MLPARVTPARGPAPATLASCQRLPWLLVGQPLGCSLGWDCCWGAGEVLAGPPGPRAGRLGGAKFSMAAPAGKASGTGALRPRAQKGRVRRAVRISSLVAQEVLSLGADVLPEYKLQAPRIHRWTILHYSPFKAVWDWLILLLVIYTAVFTPYSAAFLLKETEEGPPGPDCGYACQPLAVVDLIVDIMFIVDILINFRTTYVNANEEVVSHPGRIAVHYFKGWFLIDMVAAIPFDLLIFGSGSEELIGLLKTARLLRLVRVARKLDRYSEYGAAVLFLLMCTFALIAHWLACIWYAIGNMEQPHMDSRIGWLHNLGDQIGKPYNSSGLGGPSIKDKYVTALYFTFSSLTSVGFGNVSPNTNSEKIFSICVMLIGSLMYASIFGNVSAIIQRLYSGTARYHTQMLRVREFIRFHQIPNPLRQRLEEYFQHAWSYTNGIDMNAVLKGFPECLQADICLHLNRSLLQHCKPFRGATKGCLRALAMKFKTTHAPPGDTLVHAGDLLTALYFISRGSIEILRGDVVVAILGKNDIFGEPLNLYARPGKSNGDVRALTYCDLHKIHRDDLLEVLDMYPEFSDHFWSSLEITFNLRDTNMIPGSPGSTELEGGFNRQRKRKLSFRRRTDKDTEQPGEVSALGPGRAGAGPSSRGRPGGPWGDSPSSGPSSPESSEDEGPGRSSSPLRLVPFSSPRPPGEPPGGEPLTEDCEKSSDTCNPLSGAFSGVSNIFSFWGDSRGRQYQELPRCPAPAPSLLNIPLSSPGRRPRGDVESRLDALQRQLNRLETRLSADMATVLQLLQRQMTLVPPAYSAVTTPGPCPASSSPLLPVSPIPTLTLDSLSQVSQFMACEELPPGAPEPTQDCPARRLSLPGQLGALTSQPLHRHGSDPGS, translated from the exons ATGCTCCCTGCCAGGGTGACCCCAGCCCggggtccagccccagccacGCTGGCTTCATGCCAGAGGCTGCCCTGGCTGCTAGTCGGCCAGCCtctggggtgcagcctgggctGGGACTGCTGCTGGGGTGCAGGTGAGGTGCTGGCTGGGCCCCCgggccccagggcaggcaggctgggggGAGCCAAGTTCTCCATGGCGGCCCCAGCAGGGAAGGCGAGCGGGACAGGGGCTCTGCGGCCCAGGGCCCAGAAAGGCCGGGTGAGGCGGGCAGTGCGCATCTCCAGCCTTGTGGCCCAGGAG GTCCTGTCCCTGGGCGCCGACGTGCTGCCCGAGTACAAGCTGCAGGCGCCGCGCATCCACCGCTGGACCATCCTGCACTACAGCCCCTTCAAGGCCGTGTGGGACTGGCTCATCCTGCTGCTCGTCATCTACACGGCCGTCTTCACGCCCTACTCGGCCGCCTTCCTGCTGAAGGAGACAGAAGAGGGCCCCCCAGGCCCCGACTGCGGCTATGCCTGCCAGCCGCTGGCCGTGGTGGACCTCATCGTGGACATCATGTTCATCGTGGACATCCTCATCAACTTCCGCACCACCTACGTCAACGCCAACGAGGAGGTGGTCAGCCACCCCGGCCGCATCGCTGTCCACTACTTCAAGGGCTGGTTTCTCATCGACATGGTGGCTGCCATCCCCTTCGACCTGCTCATCTTCGGCTCTGGCTCCGaggag ctgaTCGGGCTGCTGAAGACGGCGCGGCTGCTACGGCTGGTGCGCGTGGCGCGGAAGCTGGACCGCTACTCGGAGTACGGGGCGGCCGTGCTCTTCCTGCTCATGTGCACCTTCGCGCTCATCGCGCACTGGCTGGCCTGCATCTGGTACGCCATCGGCAACATGGAGCAGCCGCACATGGACTCGCGCATTGGCTGGCTGCACAACCTGGGCGACCAGATTGGGAAGCCGTACAACAGCAGCGGCCTGGGCGGCCCCTCCATCAAGGACAAGTATGTCACTGCACTGTACTTCACCTTCAGCAGCCTCACTAGCGTGGGCTTCGGTAACGTCTCCCCCAACACCAACTCAGAGAAGATCTTCTCCATCTGCGTCATGCTCATTGGCT CCCTCATGTATGCCAGCATCTTTGGCAACGTGTCGGCCATCATCCAGCGGCTGTACTCGGGCACGGCGCGCTACCACACGCAGATGCTCCGGGTGCGGGAGTTCATCCGCTTCCACCAGATCCCCAACCCGCTGCGCCAGCGCCTGGAGGAGTACTTCCAGCACGCCTGGTCCTACACCAACGGCATCGACATGAACGCG GTGCTGAAGGGCTTCCCTGAGTGCCTGCAGGCTGACATCTGCCTGCACCTGAACCGCTCGCTGCTGCAGCACTGCAAGCCCTTCCGAGGGGCCACCAAGGGCTGCCTGCGAGCACTGGCCATGAAGTTCAAGACCACACACGCACCACCTGGGGACACGCTGGTGCATGCTGGGGACCTGCTCACCGCTCTCTACTTCATCTCCCGGGGCTCCATCGAGATCCTGCGGGGTGACGTCGTTGTGGCCATCCTGG GGAAGAATGACATCTTTGGAGAGCCACTGAATCTGTATGCGAGGCCTGGCAAGTCCAACGGGGATGTGCGGGCCCTCACCTACTGCGACCTGCACAAGATCCACAGGGACGACCTGCTGGAGGTGCTGGATATGTACCCGGAGTTCTCGGACCACTTCTGGTCCAGCCTGGAGATCACCTTCAACCTGCGAGAC ACCAACATGATCCCGGGTTCCCCTGGCAGCACAGAGTTAGAGGGCGGCTTCAACCGGCAGCGCAAGCGCAAGCTGTCCTTCCGCAGGCGCACGGACAAGG ACACGGAGCAGCCAGGGGAGGTGTCGGCCttggggccgggccgggcgggggcagggcccagtagccggggccggccgggggGGCCTTGGGGGGACAGCCCGTCCAGCGGCCCCTCCAGCCCAGAGAGCAGTGAGGATGAGGGCCCAGGCCGCAGCTCCAGCCCCCTCCGCCTGGTGCCCttctccagccccaggccccccgGAGAGCCGCCGGGTGGGGAGCCCCTGACCGAGGACTGCGAGAAGAGCAGCGACACCTGCAACCCGCTGTCAG GTGCCTTCTCGGGAGTGTCCAACATTTTCAGCTTCTGGGGGGACAGTCGCGGCCGCCAGTACCAGGAGCTGCCTcgctgccccgcccccgcccccagcctcctCAACATCCCCCTTTCCAGCCCGGGCCGGCGGCCCCGGGGCGACGTGGAGAGCAGGCTGGACGCCCTGCAGCGGCAGCTCAACAG gctggAGACCCGGCTGAGTGCGGACATGGCCACCGTGCTGCAGCTGCTACAGAGGCAGATGACGCTGGTCCCACCGGCCTACAGTGCTGTGACCACCCCGGGGCCCTgccccgcctcctcctcccctctactACCCGTCAGCCCCATCCCTACCCTCACCCTGGACTCGCTTTCTCAG GTTTCCCAGTTCATGGCGTGCGAGGAGCTTCCCCCGGGGGCCCCAGAGCCCACCCAAGACTGCCCCGCTCGACGCCTCTCCCTGCCGGGCCAGCTGGGGGCCCTCACCTCCCAGCCCCTGCACAGACACGGTTCAGACCCTGGCAGTTAG